One segment of Paenibacillus rhizovicinus DNA contains the following:
- a CDS encoding spore germination protein, which translates to MTASERNDAWTLNRFTEYYGESSDVMIVPCRFDDDGTASAMLIYVVGLCDSDLIHKVVLPVLNRQGYPHSDLTPNERLISELSLVPLQGPVTVDVLDEYIFKGDLLLYFMEDERFCSMGISNRPQRTPDESNTEISIKGPKDGFIEDLHTNVALIRKRIRSHSLHVQEFTLGRRTKTKLALLYFADILNPKILEDVRNRLKAIDTDGIYSINQLEEALTGSRLKLLPLLDYTGRPDYCVNSLLSGRFLIIVDGNPLVLIGPAGLSLLLKSPEDIHFNYMYVSFARMIRVFSLFLSIFLPGIWVALMAFHQDQIPFRIMATISVSRLGLPFSSQIEMFILLMLLEIFREAGVRLPTAIGQTLTSIGGLIIGDAAIRAGLVSPSVVVIGAITAVSSVTLVNQSLSSIVSILRLFFYILSCYLGMYGVILGIVLFIGYMSSQKSFGVNYLAPLSPLRFRDVAASFLRIPFFMMKKRPGSLNPRDEDR; encoded by the coding sequence ATGACCGCGTCGGAACGCAATGACGCCTGGACGCTGAACCGATTCACCGAATATTACGGCGAATCTTCGGACGTGATGATCGTGCCCTGCCGATTCGACGACGATGGCACGGCGTCCGCCATGCTGATTTATGTCGTCGGTTTATGCGACTCCGACCTTATTCATAAAGTCGTGCTGCCCGTACTCAACCGGCAAGGCTACCCGCATTCGGACCTGACTCCGAACGAACGGTTAATCTCCGAACTCTCCCTGGTTCCCCTTCAAGGGCCGGTAACGGTCGACGTGTTGGACGAGTATATCTTCAAAGGCGATTTGCTGCTCTACTTCATGGAAGACGAGCGCTTCTGCAGCATGGGCATCTCGAATCGGCCGCAGCGCACGCCCGACGAATCCAATACGGAAATTTCGATCAAAGGGCCGAAGGACGGCTTCATTGAAGATCTTCACACGAACGTGGCCTTGATTCGGAAGCGCATCCGCAGCCACTCGCTGCACGTGCAGGAGTTCACGCTAGGCAGGCGCACGAAGACCAAGCTAGCGCTGCTCTATTTCGCCGATATCCTCAATCCCAAAATTCTCGAGGATGTTCGTAACCGCCTGAAGGCGATCGACACGGACGGCATCTACAGCATCAATCAATTGGAAGAAGCGTTGACCGGATCCAGGCTTAAGCTGCTGCCGCTGCTCGATTACACGGGCCGCCCCGATTATTGCGTCAATTCCCTGCTGTCGGGACGGTTTCTCATCATCGTGGACGGCAATCCGCTCGTCCTCATAGGTCCCGCAGGCCTAAGCTTGCTGTTGAAATCGCCGGAAGACATTCATTTCAACTACATGTATGTCTCGTTCGCCCGCATGATCCGCGTGTTCAGCTTGTTCCTGTCCATCTTCCTGCCAGGGATATGGGTGGCGCTCATGGCGTTTCACCAAGACCAAATCCCGTTCCGGATTATGGCCACCATCTCCGTATCGCGTCTGGGCTTGCCGTTCTCTTCGCAGATCGAGATGTTCATTCTGCTCATGCTGCTCGAGATCTTCCGGGAAGCCGGCGTGCGCCTGCCCACCGCGATCGGACAGACGCTGACGTCCATCGGCGGCTTGATCATCGGAGATGCGGCCATTCGGGCGGGGCTCGTCTCTCCCTCGGTCGTCGTCATCGGCGCCATCACCGCCGTATCGAGCGTGACGCTGGTCAATCAGTCGCTGAGCTCGATCGTCAGCATCCTGAGGCTGTTTTTCTACATTTTATCTTGTTACCTCGGCATGTATGGCGTCATTCTAGGGATCGTTCTGTTCATCGGTTATATGTCGAGCCAGAAATCGTTCGGCGTCAACTACCTCGCTCCGTTATCGCCGCTGCGCTTCCGGGATGTCGCCGCCTCGTTTCTGCGCATCCCCTTTTTTATGATGAAGAAGCGGCCCGGGAGTTTGAATCCCCGAGATGAAGACCGGTAA
- a CDS encoding Ger(x)C family spore germination protein has product MRTLRMIGACSLIAALLCLPGCGSARDIQNLAYVTAIGADYKNGKYVSYVQVLNFSNIAHSENAQLGTPVPIWIGVGDGQTFAGSLTDINTTSQLPLFWGHLKVVIVTENLLKHGVREICNTLSRYREVRYNTLVYGTKEKMMDILTQTSMFNLSPLDTIMFTGAQLSSQKAYLLPVNGNHTVANLNEPGSPGYIPSIALARNNWHEDKKSKSMFDLSGAYFFQQDRVKSWMSLKELKGIRWSKSKLAQTPLQVPIGGTLNAVIMMKHPHMSIKPVVDKSGAYFDLAVKVSGIVYEQTREIAIRELENKAAAVIENEIRATFRNGLAKRSDPFQLEEALYRKHPAVFKRLSSGDPYFLEAKSLRNVNVSVFVTSTGRLKGY; this is encoded by the coding sequence ATGAGGACCCTGCGCATGATCGGAGCTTGCAGCTTGATAGCCGCCCTCCTCTGCCTCCCTGGATGCGGAAGCGCGCGGGATATTCAGAATTTGGCCTACGTGACGGCGATCGGAGCCGATTACAAGAACGGGAAATACGTCTCGTACGTGCAAGTGTTGAATTTCTCGAACATCGCCCATTCCGAGAACGCGCAGCTTGGTACGCCCGTGCCCATCTGGATAGGCGTCGGCGACGGGCAAACGTTCGCGGGATCGCTTACGGACATTAACACGACCTCGCAGCTTCCGTTGTTCTGGGGGCATCTCAAGGTAGTGATCGTGACGGAGAACCTGCTGAAACACGGTGTCCGGGAAATTTGTAATACCCTCAGCCGTTACCGCGAGGTTCGGTATAATACCCTCGTCTACGGCACCAAAGAGAAGATGATGGACATTCTGACGCAGACGTCCATGTTCAACTTGTCTCCGCTCGATACGATCATGTTCACGGGCGCGCAGCTCAGCAGCCAGAAAGCCTACTTGCTGCCCGTCAACGGAAACCATACCGTGGCGAATCTGAACGAGCCGGGAAGTCCCGGCTACATACCGTCCATTGCGCTGGCCCGGAACAACTGGCATGAAGACAAGAAGAGCAAGAGCATGTTCGATTTGTCCGGGGCCTATTTCTTCCAGCAGGATCGCGTCAAAAGCTGGATGTCCCTGAAGGAACTGAAAGGCATCCGGTGGTCGAAAAGCAAGTTGGCACAAACGCCGCTTCAAGTCCCGATCGGCGGCACTTTGAACGCCGTCATCATGATGAAGCATCCGCACATGTCGATAAAACCGGTCGTGGACAAAAGCGGCGCGTATTTCGATCTTGCCGTCAAGGTCAGCGGCATCGTCTACGAGCAAACGAGAGAGATTGCAATCCGCGAGCTGGAAAACAAGGCTGCGGCCGTTATCGAGAACGAAATCCGCGCGACGTTCCGAAACGGGCTCGCCAAGCGAAGCGATCCGTTCCAATTGGAGGAGGCGCTGTACCGCAAGCACCCTGCCGTCTTCAAACGCCTATCCTCCGGGGATCCCTATTTCCTGGAAGCGAAATCCTTGCGCAACGTCAACGTCAGCGTCTTCGTAACGAGCACGGGACGATTGAAAGGTTATTAG
- a CDS encoding DHA2 family efflux MFS transporter permease subunit, which translates to MIAIFVGSFVCVLASSTINVALPVLQKHFDTTLGSIQWTLTGFMLAMGTIAPIVGYLGERFSYKRLFLVSLIGFTLSSALCAAAWDEYSLIAFRILQGIFSGLILPTTMAIIYQVVPRERQPMAIALWALSSMLAPAFGPTFAGWLLQEFDWQWLFLINIPVGIIGAVLVAAFIPYYRLSVPKNFDGLGFVTVIVGSSSLLLALGEGQKWGWSSAKIISLLVLGIVAIFAFVWRELTAKSPLLNLRVFANGRYTLNTIIVIILTISLYSGTFLTPVFLQQIQQVSTMDTGLILLPASLVMALIMPIIGKLYSSIGPRVLMCIGIVLLAVGTFMLSSLSIDVSHSYIVWWMLVRNLGISFVMMPASNASMETVPRDLSGHASSISNWTRNVFGSFAIAIFTAMLSSRGAHHGKALALAGDTDANHIQMQAFTMSVNDVYLLATFVVAVALPLALFVNTVKRSKQAEQASPTTSATQST; encoded by the coding sequence ATGATCGCCATATTCGTAGGCTCTTTCGTCTGCGTTCTGGCGTCCAGCACGATCAACGTGGCACTGCCGGTGCTGCAAAAGCATTTTGATACGACGCTTGGTTCCATTCAATGGACATTGACTGGTTTCATGCTGGCGATGGGCACGATCGCGCCGATCGTCGGTTACCTGGGGGAAAGGTTCAGTTACAAACGGTTGTTCCTCGTTTCGCTGATCGGCTTCACGTTGTCGTCCGCCCTCTGCGCGGCTGCGTGGGACGAATACTCCTTGATCGCTTTCCGGATCCTGCAAGGCATATTCAGCGGTCTTATTCTGCCGACAACGATGGCTATCATCTACCAGGTCGTACCGCGGGAAAGACAGCCGATGGCAATCGCGCTATGGGCGCTGTCCTCGATGCTTGCTCCGGCATTCGGCCCGACGTTCGCCGGCTGGCTGCTGCAGGAATTCGACTGGCAGTGGCTGTTCCTCATTAACATTCCGGTCGGCATCATCGGCGCCGTTCTCGTTGCCGCGTTCATTCCTTATTATCGCTTGAGCGTGCCGAAGAATTTCGACGGCCTCGGCTTCGTTACCGTTATCGTCGGCAGCTCGTCGTTGCTGCTTGCGCTCGGTGAAGGGCAGAAGTGGGGCTGGAGCTCTGCCAAAATCATTTCGCTGCTCGTCCTCGGCATCGTAGCCATCTTCGCGTTCGTCTGGCGGGAGCTAACCGCGAAATCGCCGCTACTTAACCTTCGGGTATTCGCGAACGGACGGTATACGTTGAATACGATCATTGTGATTATATTGACGATCAGCCTCTACTCGGGTACGTTCCTGACGCCTGTGTTCTTGCAGCAAATCCAGCAAGTGTCCACGATGGATACAGGGCTGATCCTGCTGCCGGCATCGCTCGTCATGGCGCTGATCATGCCGATCATCGGCAAGCTTTACTCCTCCATCGGTCCGCGCGTGCTCATGTGCATCGGAATCGTCCTGCTCGCAGTAGGCACGTTCATGCTGAGCTCGCTCAGCATCGACGTCAGTCACAGCTATATCGTTTGGTGGATGCTCGTTCGTAACCTCGGCATTTCTTTCGTTATGATGCCGGCGAGCAACGCGTCGATGGAGACGGTTCCGCGCGACCTGTCCGGTCACGCATCTTCGATCTCGAACTGGACGCGCAACGTGTTCGGCTCGTTCGCGATCGCGATCTTCACGGCGATGCTCTCGTCGCGCGGCGCCCATCACGGCAAAGCGCTGGCACTGGCCGGAGACACGGACGCGAACCACATTCAGATGCAGGCGTTCACGATGAGCGTCAACGACGTCTATTTGCTCGCGACATTCGTAGTCGCGGTCGCATTACCGCTTGCGCTATTCGTCAACACGGTCAAGCGATCGAAGCAAGCGGAACAAGCAAGCCCAACGACGTCTGCGACCCAATCCACGTAA
- a CDS encoding helix-turn-helix transcriptional regulator, producing the protein MNNRLEEIRKQRGIKQEELAAALEVSRQTIGSLENGRYNPSILLAFKIARFFDMRIEDIFIYEEDEHA; encoded by the coding sequence ATGAACAACCGATTGGAAGAAATTCGCAAGCAACGCGGAATTAAGCAAGAAGAATTAGCTGCGGCACTAGAAGTGTCCAGGCAGACGATCGGTTCGCTGGAAAACGGACGTTATAACCCCTCCATCCTTCTGGCGTTCAAGATCGCTCGCTTCTTCGATATGCGTATCGAAGATATCTTTATTTATGAGGAGGATGAACATGCATGA
- a CDS encoding nucleotidyltransferase family protein codes for MNVPNTIANCVDSLKQVRGISAIVLGGSRARGTASPTSDIDIGIYYDPAIGLDIAGLRRVASAIDDEHRDNLVTEIGGWGPWINGGGWLTVDRMPVDFLYRDLNQVSQVIADCVTGTITIDYQPGHPHGFVNAIYMAEIALCNVLWDPTGVVGELKGRTRPYPPGLQKATIGKFFWEATFAIDNGYKAIYKNDLAYVAGSCFRAVASLNQALFAMNESYLMNEKGAAAIADSFRIVPERYFQRTNAIFASISEDEGNLKTAIQMLRELIQETDALIQSKSYLNS; via the coding sequence ATGAACGTGCCCAACACCATTGCGAATTGTGTAGACAGCTTAAAACAAGTGAGAGGGATAAGTGCTATCGTTCTTGGCGGTTCAAGAGCCAGGGGAACGGCAAGCCCGACCTCCGATATCGATATCGGCATCTATTACGATCCCGCAATCGGGCTGGACATTGCCGGGCTTCGCCGGGTTGCATCTGCCATTGATGACGAGCATCGCGATAACCTCGTAACGGAAATAGGCGGCTGGGGACCATGGATTAACGGCGGCGGCTGGTTGACGGTCGATCGCATGCCGGTCGATTTCTTATATCGGGATCTCAATCAAGTATCCCAAGTCATAGCAGACTGCGTCACGGGAACGATCACGATCGATTATCAGCCGGGCCATCCTCATGGATTCGTCAACGCGATTTATATGGCGGAGATCGCGTTGTGCAACGTGCTCTGGGACCCGACGGGCGTTGTCGGAGAGCTGAAAGGCAGAACCCGGCCATATCCGCCTGGTTTGCAGAAAGCAACCATAGGTAAATTTTTTTGGGAAGCAACCTTTGCGATCGATAACGGATATAAAGCAATTTACAAGAACGATTTGGCTTATGTCGCCGGATCATGTTTCAGGGCAGTCGCTTCCTTGAATCAGGCGTTGTTTGCAATGAACGAATCCTACCTGATGAATGAAAAAGGGGCTGCGGCCATTGCCGATTCCTTTCGCATCGTGCCTGAGCGATACTTCCAGAGAACCAATGCGATCTTCGCGAGCATCTCGGAGGATGAGGGGAATTTAAAGACTGCGATTCAAATGCTGCGCGAGCTTATTCAAGAAACAGACGCGCTCATACAATCCAAATCGTACTTGAACTCCTAA
- a CDS encoding ankyrin repeat domain-containing protein encodes MKNNCRHHLVCSAVANGDIEYVSLSLSGGADPNAICENGRQSLLIIAVENEQNEMIHLLLLKGADINAKSYGGWTPLHAAVDTSIDGTIQTGGNPGDEPTEIIRYLLENGADRSILNNDGQTPLDIAKDYKSMKIIDYLETN; translated from the coding sequence TTGAAGAATAACTGTCGTCACCATTTGGTTTGCAGCGCGGTTGCCAATGGAGATATTGAATATGTGAGTTTATCACTCTCAGGTGGAGCCGATCCGAATGCCATATGTGAAAACGGTCGACAATCCTTGCTAATTATAGCTGTAGAAAATGAACAGAACGAAATGATTCACTTGCTGCTCCTAAAAGGAGCGGATATAAACGCTAAAAGCTACGGGGGATGGACGCCTCTGCATGCAGCAGTAGATACTTCAATTGATGGAACAATTCAAACTGGTGGCAATCCTGGAGATGAGCCCACAGAGATAATTAGATATTTACTAGAGAATGGTGCGGATAGAAGCATATTGAATAATGATGGTCAAACCCCACTGGATATTGCAAAAGATTATAAATCAATGAAGATAATCGATTATTTGGAGACGAACTAA
- a CDS encoding chromosome partitioning protein ParB, with protein MEELLSNMKHKHGRIIDGRRHFWDVEKLWALSKDLPVHKIQIDSIKELDQDCWFADSRSRPIPTIRNVAFHCQRIIHANMSYPILLCSDGQLIDGGHRIARALIDEKSEIDAVYITLPTADVIQ; from the coding sequence GTGGAAGAATTACTTTCAAACATGAAGCATAAACACGGAAGGATAATTGACGGAAGACGGCATTTCTGGGACGTGGAGAAACTGTGGGCGTTATCTAAGGACTTACCTGTGCATAAAATCCAGATTGATTCCATAAAGGAACTTGATCAAGATTGTTGGTTCGCGGATAGCAGGAGCCGACCAATTCCAACGATACGCAACGTTGCGTTTCATTGTCAGCGGATTATCCATGCCAACATGTCTTACCCCATATTGTTATGCTCGGATGGTCAATTAATCGATGGGGGACATAGAATCGCAAGAGCATTAATAGATGAGAAGAGTGAGATTGATGCGGTCTACATTACATTGCCGACAGCGGATGTGATTCAATAG
- a CDS encoding phosphotransferase family protein, which translates to MSAILKVIDKLKLNVSNIEDVPESFSSDVYKLTLARGENVFVKIPFNKDKLFREFQMLETLKEVLPVPNVLDIWYGDEDTTGALLLSAIQGMPCTGAIDEKLSYQIGMYHAMLHEVAAPGYGYHVTGGYRLLDHNDWRFYIQHNFAKWKEPSSEILDAKLHERCLLRFEELFSALPDPDGPCMVHMDFRPGNILTNGNEVAGIIDFESARGGSSEIDFTKVNRYIWEADPRTKQPFIEGYRSIRPMLNLENVLPFYNLYDAFSAVVWCKNRGIEKNQAFLQENLITLKNAVGN; encoded by the coding sequence TTGAGTGCTATTCTTAAGGTAATAGACAAGTTAAAGTTGAACGTCTCCAATATTGAAGATGTTCCAGAGTCGTTTAGCTCCGATGTATACAAACTCACGCTTGCCCGTGGAGAAAACGTTTTTGTGAAAATCCCATTCAACAAGGATAAGTTATTCCGTGAATTTCAGATGCTTGAAACATTGAAGGAGGTACTGCCTGTCCCTAATGTTTTGGACATTTGGTACGGAGACGAAGATACGACTGGAGCATTGCTTCTTTCGGCCATTCAAGGTATGCCTTGTACGGGGGCCATCGACGAGAAGCTCTCCTATCAAATTGGCATGTATCATGCGATGCTCCATGAGGTTGCGGCTCCCGGGTATGGTTACCATGTGACCGGTGGCTATAGATTGCTTGACCACAATGATTGGAGATTCTATATCCAACATAATTTCGCAAAGTGGAAAGAGCCAAGCTCAGAGATTCTCGACGCTAAATTGCATGAAAGATGCCTGCTTCGCTTTGAAGAACTTTTCTCTGCATTGCCGGATCCTGACGGGCCATGCATGGTTCACATGGATTTTAGACCAGGCAATATCTTAACGAATGGCAACGAGGTTGCCGGCATTATCGATTTCGAGAGTGCCCGCGGCGGATCGTCGGAAATTGATTTCACTAAAGTCAATCGATACATATGGGAAGCCGATCCGAGAACAAAGCAGCCGTTTATTGAAGGCTATCGATCGATTCGACCGATGTTGAATCTGGAAAACGTGCTGCCGTTCTATAATTTGTACGATGCATTCAGCGCAGTTGTCTGGTGTAAAAACAGAGGAATCGAGAAAAACCAAGCGTTCCTTCAGGAGAATCTTATAACCTTGAAAAATGCGGTGGGTAATTGA
- a CDS encoding M3 family oligoendopeptidase produces the protein MTFSEYTYERPDVKAFEVKFKALLGVFAAAGSFEEQDSAMADVNKLRSEFDTMQTIASIRHSIDTNDEFYKAEQDFFDEKSPVVQEFVTDYYQALVGSKFRPELEAKWGRQLFRLAELSLKTFSPEVIEDLQQENKLTTEYTKLMASAKIPFEGEERTLAQLGPFQQSTDRDMRRRAAEASSGFMAENEATLDRIYDDLVKVRTRIAKKLGFANFVELGYARMSRTDYDADMVANFRKQVRDHIVPAATNLKERQRNRIGVDKLLYYDENLAFLSGNATPKGDPDWIIAGGAKMYAELSPETDAFFRFMQENELMNLVAMKGKQGGGYCTYISEHQAPYIFSNFNGTSGDIDVLTHEAGHAFQVYESRGYAVPEYAFPTYEACEIHSMSMEFLTWSWMELFFKEDADKYRFQHLASSLIFIPYGVTVDEFQHYVYAKPEATPTERKQAWREIEQQYLPHRDYANNSYLAAGAFWHKQGHIFNSPFYYIDYTLAQICAFQFWKKSREDREAAWNDYLGLCRLGGSLSFTELASAAGLISPFQDGCVASVIGTIEAWLDGVDDKSL, from the coding sequence ATGACATTTAGCGAATATACATACGAGAGACCGGACGTGAAGGCATTCGAAGTGAAATTCAAAGCGCTGCTTGGCGTATTCGCCGCGGCTGGAAGCTTCGAGGAGCAGGACTCCGCGATGGCAGACGTAAACAAGCTCCGCAGCGAGTTCGACACGATGCAGACGATCGCGAGCATTCGCCACTCCATCGATACGAACGACGAATTTTACAAAGCCGAGCAGGACTTCTTCGACGAGAAGAGCCCCGTCGTCCAGGAGTTCGTGACGGATTATTACCAGGCGCTGGTCGGCTCTAAGTTCCGTCCGGAGTTGGAAGCCAAGTGGGGACGGCAGCTGTTCCGGCTCGCCGAGCTGTCCTTGAAAACGTTTAGCCCGGAGGTTATCGAGGATCTCCAGCAGGAGAATAAATTAACGACGGAATACACGAAGCTTATGGCTTCCGCGAAAATCCCGTTCGAAGGCGAAGAGCGCACGCTCGCGCAGCTCGGTCCGTTCCAGCAATCGACCGACCGCGATATGCGCAGACGCGCAGCCGAAGCATCCTCCGGCTTCATGGCGGAGAATGAAGCGACTCTTGACCGCATCTACGATGATTTGGTCAAGGTCCGCACGCGGATCGCGAAGAAACTCGGTTTCGCCAACTTCGTCGAGCTCGGCTACGCCCGCATGAGCCGGACGGACTACGACGCCGACATGGTCGCCAACTTCCGCAAGCAGGTACGGGACCATATCGTGCCGGCGGCGACGAATCTTAAGGAACGTCAACGGAACCGTATCGGGGTCGACAAGCTGCTCTATTATGACGAGAATCTCGCCTTCCTGTCCGGCAACGCGACGCCGAAAGGCGACCCGGACTGGATCATAGCCGGAGGCGCGAAGATGTACGCCGAGCTGTCGCCGGAGACGGACGCTTTCTTCCGGTTCATGCAAGAGAACGAGCTGATGAACCTCGTCGCCATGAAAGGCAAGCAAGGCGGCGGTTACTGCACGTATATCAGCGAGCACCAAGCGCCGTATATCTTCTCCAACTTCAACGGCACCTCCGGCGATATCGACGTGCTGACACACGAGGCGGGGCATGCGTTCCAGGTGTACGAGAGCCGTGGCTACGCGGTGCCCGAATATGCTTTCCCTACCTATGAAGCCTGCGAGATCCATTCCATGAGCATGGAGTTTCTAACTTGGTCTTGGATGGAGCTGTTCTTCAAGGAAGACGCGGACAAATACCGGTTCCAGCACCTCGCCAGTTCGTTGATCTTCATTCCTTACGGCGTGACGGTGGACGAATTTCAGCATTACGTGTACGCGAAACCGGAAGCGACGCCGACCGAACGGAAGCAAGCGTGGCGCGAGATCGAGCAGCAATATCTCCCTCATCGCGATTACGCGAACAACTCGTATTTGGCGGCAGGCGCCTTCTGGCACAAGCAGGGGCATATCTTCAACTCGCCGTTCTACTACATCGATTACACGCTGGCGCAGATTTGCGCGTTTCAGTTCTGGAAGAAGTCCCGCGAAGACCGCGAAGCCGCATGGAACGATTACTTGGGCCTATGCCGTCTGGGCGGCAGCCTTTCCTTCACGGAGCTCGCAAGCGCGGCCGGCCTGATCTCGCCATTCCAGGACGGCTGCGTCGCCTCCGTCATCGGCACCATCGAGGCGTGGCTGGATGGCGTGGACGACAAATCTCTGTAA
- a CDS encoding efflux RND transporter periplasmic adaptor subunit, with product MEERTFQARKKKLRLVAGLFVVLLAAFALAGNTLRSLSLPKVYTAMAAEGKVTHDFAGTATVQPGETRALANPAGWKAAAVRVKQGDHVHRGQTLVEYDGGDALQQLADSKAGLKKLELSLNQLHADYIAAANGGDDSAKLGAGSAIETAKLDIATQQQHIANLQKNINESIRLTAPFDGIVTQVHASAGLLPDGMPDVVLSDSAKGYRIQLLVPGGTADLLHIGDTLDGITLDEPNGKPIAGTISSIDEELDSGSSKLSAGDDASAGNAGQAGASLVTMTLKDDTLRGGERVSVKLTASKDEQAITVPNKAVHVDERGAYVYTLREDDGPLGNAYYAVETPIRIVDANDYVTAVKELFADQEVIVDSTGYLMDGVRVRR from the coding sequence ATGGAGGAACGGACGTTCCAAGCCAGGAAAAAAAAGCTTCGCCTCGTCGCCGGTCTGTTCGTCGTCCTGCTCGCCGCGTTCGCGCTGGCGGGCAACACGCTGCGGTCGTTATCCTTGCCGAAGGTCTATACGGCGATGGCGGCAGAAGGGAAGGTGACGCATGATTTCGCAGGCACGGCAACGGTTCAGCCGGGGGAGACGAGAGCGCTCGCGAATCCGGCAGGATGGAAGGCGGCCGCCGTACGGGTCAAGCAAGGCGACCATGTGCACCGCGGCCAGACGCTGGTCGAATATGACGGCGGCGATGCATTGCAGCAGCTCGCGGATTCGAAAGCGGGCTTGAAGAAGCTCGAACTGTCGCTGAACCAGCTGCACGCCGATTACATTGCAGCGGCGAACGGAGGGGACGATAGCGCGAAGCTCGGCGCGGGCAGCGCGATCGAAACGGCGAAGCTGGATATCGCGACGCAGCAGCAGCACATAGCCAATTTGCAAAAGAATATCAACGAGAGCATTCGTCTAACCGCCCCGTTCGATGGTATCGTCACGCAGGTCCATGCATCGGCGGGGCTCCTTCCGGACGGGATGCCGGATGTCGTCTTGTCTGATTCGGCCAAGGGCTATCGGATACAACTGCTTGTTCCCGGCGGTACGGCCGACTTGCTCCATATCGGCGACACGCTGGACGGCATTACGCTCGACGAGCCGAACGGCAAGCCGATTGCGGGAACGATCTCGTCCATCGACGAGGAACTCGACTCCGGCAGTTCGAAGCTGTCAGCAGGCGATGATGCTTCGGCTGGAAACGCGGGACAGGCCGGAGCAAGTTTGGTTACGATGACGCTCAAGGACGATACGCTTCGCGGCGGCGAGCGGGTAAGCGTGAAACTAACCGCGTCCAAAGACGAGCAAGCGATCACCGTTCCGAACAAGGCCGTACATGTGGATGAACGCGGGGCTTACGTCTATACGCTGAGGGAGGACGACGGGCCGCTCGGCAATGCGTATTATGCGGTAGAGACGCCGATTCGAATCGTCGACGCCAACGATTACGTTACGGCCGTGAAGGAGTTGTTCGCGGATCAGGAGGTTATCGTTGACAGCACGGGCTACTTGATGGACGGCGTTCGCGTCCGAAGGTGA
- a CDS encoding carbohydrate ABC transporter permease, with protein MNRTHRLARLVLSLLIGAIAAIMLIPVLLTFTNSWMTEAEIGRNYDLLGQMVDTAHGGKEAFVNLKLLPDWFTFEQYAQVLVLSPKYLGMFWHSVMLVAPIVAGQAAVASLAAYAFAKLRFFGRDKLFAVYLMTMLMPFQVTLVPNYLVIDKLGLMNTASAIILPGIFGAFGVFMMRQFMAHIPMAYVEAAKIDGAGHWTIFGRIVLPLAKPGLAALAVLLFIDYWNMIEQPLIFLQDKAKQPLSLYLAQINASARGVGFAASVLYMAPTVLLFLYAESYFVEGIQQSGIKG; from the coding sequence ATGAATCGAACGCATCGACTGGCGCGGCTTGTGCTTTCTCTTCTGATTGGCGCGATTGCGGCGATCATGTTGATTCCGGTATTGCTGACGTTCACGAATTCATGGATGACCGAAGCGGAAATCGGCCGGAATTACGACCTGCTCGGACAAATGGTCGATACCGCGCATGGCGGCAAGGAGGCGTTCGTCAATTTGAAGCTGCTGCCCGATTGGTTTACATTCGAGCAGTACGCGCAAGTGCTCGTTCTAAGCCCGAAGTATCTGGGCATGTTCTGGCATTCGGTCATGCTAGTCGCGCCGATCGTTGCCGGTCAGGCGGCCGTCGCTTCGCTTGCGGCCTACGCGTTCGCCAAATTGCGCTTCTTCGGGCGCGACAAGCTGTTCGCAGTCTATCTGATGACGATGCTGATGCCGTTTCAGGTCACGCTCGTGCCGAACTATCTGGTGATCGACAAGCTCGGTTTGATGAATACGGCATCCGCAATCATTCTGCCAGGCATCTTCGGCGCCTTCGGCGTCTTCATGATGCGTCAGTTCATGGCGCATATTCCCATGGCTTATGTCGAAGCGGCCAAAATCGACGGCGCCGGACATTGGACGATCTTCGGGCGCATCGTTCTTCCGCTGGCGAAGCCGGGACTGGCCGCGTTGGCGGTCTTGCTGTTCATCGATTATTGGAACATGATCGAACAGCCGCTTATCTTCTTGCAGGATAAGGCGAAGCAGCCGTTGTCGCTGTATTTGGCGCAGATCAACGCGTCGGCCCGGGGCGTCGGATTCGCCGCCTCGGTGCTGTATATGGCCCCGACGGTGCTGCTCTTCCTATATGCGGAATCCTATTTCGTGGAAGGGATCCAACAGTCGGGCATCAAAGGATAA